In Allomuricauda ruestringensis DSM 13258, the following proteins share a genomic window:
- a CDS encoding ABC transporter permease: protein MNILFFKMAFRHLLKNKLYSFINIAGLAIGVASFVLIMLYVRYEQSYDVFKGSENVYRVYMDYTAEGAYVPGDAQAYILSGQTIRDNFPEVKEQLRLLQIAKSTVVQEDQAYADINGSLTDPNYLEMMDTHLAKGDEKKALEEPYSIVISQKLAKKLYGNDDPLGKTLSVFWRTKALFTVTGVLEETNRKSHINNDFLISFSSFASWDAFKNQWNSTWNQNSYFTYIKVAPGTDIANLREKIMALPVGDFEGERHNIEPIESIHLYSDKPYEADINGSADNIRLLFAIALVVILLSWLNYVNLTTTKSMERARETGIKKVVGAKAPQLVVQSLMESLILTFFGVFLAAVLLGIFFPYFNTLSGISLNWDMETFKQLFPVLGFVVLGSIVFALYPAIAISKFGIIFSLKGKFRPKSNGFPIRKVLVVGQFLATMVLLFGTFAITKQIQFMQNQSIGADLDQVVALNGTVLEEMADSLRFQRFQTLEKEIGHLSNVKGVAMADTYPGGGYNNLSSSVGITFPDGTEDGKRIWYNYGADTNYFDLMGIQFVAGGPFVPNAQDRGDQIVINTQFARFIGLSNVADAVGKTVNFWDRDWTIKGVVDYHHFGLKSAVEPLLIRYVGTNDQLLVKLDGTDLSSNGTKASLAQLQTVWKNLFPDSTFDYRFVDQEFAAQYDRDRKFADSFGVFSVLAMIIAGLGLFGLTTYVSFQRTKEIGIRKVNGATIGQVLYLLNQDILKWVGLAFVLSVPLAWYLMHKWLQNFALKTSLSWWLFALTGGLVLLVALFTVSWQSWHAATTNPVNILRDE, encoded by the coding sequence ATGAACATTCTCTTCTTTAAAATGGCATTCAGGCACTTGTTGAAAAACAAGCTTTATTCCTTCATCAACATTGCTGGACTGGCGATTGGAGTGGCCTCTTTTGTTCTTATTATGCTGTATGTTCGCTATGAACAAAGCTATGATGTGTTCAAGGGTTCCGAAAACGTTTACCGGGTATATATGGACTATACCGCCGAAGGAGCCTATGTTCCGGGAGATGCTCAGGCCTATATTTTGAGCGGACAGACCATACGGGATAATTTCCCAGAGGTTAAAGAACAACTGCGCCTTTTACAGATAGCAAAATCTACGGTGGTACAAGAAGATCAGGCTTATGCCGACATTAACGGCTCGCTGACAGACCCCAATTATCTTGAAATGATGGACACCCACTTGGCCAAAGGGGATGAAAAGAAAGCATTGGAGGAGCCCTATTCCATTGTGATCTCACAGAAATTGGCCAAAAAGCTATATGGAAACGACGATCCCTTGGGAAAGACCCTCTCGGTTTTTTGGCGAACAAAAGCACTTTTTACGGTAACCGGGGTGTTGGAAGAAACCAACAGGAAATCGCACATAAACAACGATTTTCTTATCTCCTTTTCTTCTTTTGCATCTTGGGATGCTTTTAAGAACCAATGGAACAGTACCTGGAACCAAAACAGTTATTTCACCTATATCAAAGTGGCCCCGGGAACCGATATTGCCAATTTACGGGAAAAGATCATGGCACTTCCGGTCGGGGATTTCGAGGGAGAGCGCCACAATATAGAGCCGATAGAGAGCATCCATTTATATTCCGATAAACCGTATGAGGCCGATATAAATGGCAGTGCCGACAATATAAGGTTGCTCTTCGCCATAGCCTTAGTGGTCATTTTGCTCTCGTGGCTCAACTATGTGAACTTAACTACCACAAAATCCATGGAAAGAGCTCGGGAAACTGGCATCAAAAAGGTGGTGGGGGCCAAAGCACCTCAACTAGTGGTACAATCACTCATGGAGTCCCTCATACTCACTTTTTTTGGGGTGTTCTTGGCAGCTGTCCTTCTTGGTATTTTCTTTCCCTATTTCAATACGTTGTCCGGAATCTCTTTGAACTGGGATATGGAAACCTTTAAACAGCTCTTTCCCGTATTGGGTTTTGTGGTTTTGGGAAGCATTGTCTTTGCACTCTATCCTGCCATAGCAATCAGTAAATTTGGTATAATATTTTCCCTAAAGGGAAAGTTCCGTCCCAAGTCAAACGGGTTTCCCATTAGAAAGGTGCTCGTCGTTGGACAATTCTTGGCCACTATGGTATTATTGTTTGGCACCTTTGCCATAACCAAACAGATTCAATTTATGCAGAATCAGTCCATCGGGGCCGATCTTGATCAAGTGGTGGCCTTAAATGGCACGGTGTTGGAAGAAATGGCTGATTCTTTAAGGTTTCAGCGATTCCAGACACTTGAAAAGGAAATAGGACACCTTTCCAACGTAAAAGGAGTGGCCATGGCAGATACCTATCCCGGAGGTGGCTACAATAACCTAAGTTCTTCCGTGGGGATTACCTTTCCAGATGGAACTGAGGACGGAAAACGTATCTGGTACAACTATGGAGCGGACACCAATTATTTCGACCTGATGGGGATACAGTTTGTGGCTGGGGGGCCTTTTGTGCCCAATGCCCAGGACAGGGGAGACCAAATTGTGATCAACACTCAATTTGCCCGATTTATAGGGCTTTCAAATGTGGCAGATGCGGTGGGCAAGACCGTGAACTTCTGGGACAGGGATTGGACAATAAAAGGGGTGGTGGACTACCATCATTTTGGATTAAAAAGCGCGGTGGAGCCTCTTTTGATAAGATATGTGGGCACAAACGACCAATTATTGGTAAAACTGGATGGCACCGATCTTTCTTCAAACGGCACAAAAGCCTCCTTGGCACAATTACAAACCGTGTGGAAAAATCTCTTCCCTGACAGCACCTTTGATTATAGGTTCGTAGATCAAGAATTCGCAGCCCAGTATGATAGGGATCGAAAATTTGCGGACTCCTTTGGGGTTTTCAGCGTCCTTGCCATGATCATTGCCGGACTGGGGCTTTTTGGCCTAACCACTTATGTCTCTTTCCAGCGCACCAAAGAAATTGGAATACGCAAAGTAAACGGGGCCACAATTGGTCAGGTTTTATACTTGTTGAATCAAGATATTTTAAAATGGGTAGGGTTGGCCTTTGTGCTTTCAGTACCCTTGGCCTGGTACCTTATGCACAAGTGGCTGCAGAATTTTGCACTCAAAACATCCTTGAGCTGGTGGCTTTTTGCCCTAACAGGAGGGTTAGTGCTTTTAGTGGCTTTGTTTACGGTAAGTTGGCAAAGTTGGCACGCTGCCACCACAAACCCGGTGAACATCCTGAGGGATGAATAG
- a CDS encoding efflux RND transporter periplasmic adaptor subunit, which translates to MDIQLEKKKGLKLKHYGYIALGILLLFVGYKLIFASSMSTFRTEKERLSISTVTNGKFDDYITINGNVAPIATIYMDAYEGGRVSEKLIEEGSMVKKGDIILKLENMALYEQILASESNLALKQNDLRSTKLTFDSRQVEGRKSLATAQYDVQRLKRAHEQNKELYEEELVSKEVYLKAKEDYELAQKQYEIVKLQTEQDDELRETSLKGLDADLERMQKTLSMVYERLDHLNVRAPADGQLGFLDAEIGQNISQGQRIGQINVLTDFKIEADIDEHYIDRVKRDLSATLERNGNEFKLRLRKVYPEVRNGRFRVDLVFVDERPETIRAGQSYNIRLQLGESNDALLLPKGGFFQSTGGQWVFVINPDGNEAIRRNVRLGKQNSRYYEVLEGLQPGEQVITSNYDSFGDAERIVLK; encoded by the coding sequence ATGGATATACAATTAGAAAAAAAGAAAGGACTTAAACTAAAACACTACGGCTATATCGCATTAGGGATATTGCTCTTGTTTGTTGGCTATAAATTGATTTTTGCCAGTTCCATGTCCACCTTTAGAACAGAAAAGGAACGTTTGTCCATTTCCACCGTAACCAACGGTAAATTTGATGACTATATTACCATAAATGGCAACGTTGCCCCCATCGCTACTATTTATATGGATGCTTACGAAGGAGGACGTGTTTCCGAAAAGTTGATAGAGGAAGGATCCATGGTAAAAAAAGGGGACATTATCCTAAAACTAGAAAACATGGCCCTTTACGAACAGATTTTGGCCAGCGAAAGCAACTTGGCATTAAAGCAAAACGACCTGCGCTCCACCAAACTCACCTTCGATTCCAGACAGGTCGAAGGAAGAAAATCTTTGGCCACCGCACAATACGATGTACAGCGATTGAAGCGTGCGCACGAACAAAACAAGGAATTGTACGAGGAAGAACTGGTTTCCAAAGAAGTTTATCTAAAAGCAAAGGAAGATTACGAACTAGCGCAAAAGCAATATGAAATTGTAAAACTACAAACAGAACAGGATGATGAATTGCGTGAAACATCCCTAAAAGGTTTGGATGCCGACCTTGAACGTATGCAAAAAACACTTTCCATGGTTTACGAGCGTTTGGATCACCTTAATGTGCGAGCCCCTGCGGACGGACAATTGGGATTTTTGGACGCAGAAATCGGCCAGAATATTTCACAGGGACAACGAATAGGGCAGATAAACGTGCTTACAGATTTTAAAATTGAAGCCGATATCGACGAGCATTATATTGATCGGGTAAAAAGAGATCTTTCCGCTACCTTGGAGCGCAATGGCAACGAGTTCAAACTGCGTTTGCGCAAGGTATATCCTGAGGTAAGGAACGGCAGGTTCCGTGTGGACTTGGTTTTTGTGGATGAAAGACCGGAAACCATTCGTGCAGGACAGAGCTATAACATACGGTTACAGTTGGGCGAATCCAACGATGCTTTGTTGTTGCCTAAAGGAGGATTTTTCCAGAGTACCGGCGGACAATGGGTTTTTGTGATAAACCCCGATGGAAACGAAGCCATCAGACGAAATGTCCGACTCGGAAAACAAAATTCTAGATACTACGAGGTCTTAGAAGGGCTTCAACCAGGAGAACAGGTCATTACCAGTAACTACGATAGTTTTGGTGATGCAGAACGGATTGTATTAAAATAA
- a CDS encoding ABC transporter permease produces MFKNHLNIAWRTIKKDKLFTFIKTGGFAVGIAACLLIALFIRNEVSYDQHYAKKNQIYRVVFQGEIQGEVMKSTHFQLPFADALQSDFPEIIKAGKVNTIEIFGAGKRGFRLTGKKENTFEENFILADQEAFDILEIQLEQGDPATALTEPKSIVLSKSKAEKYFPNGNALEQTIFLDNDTSTPYTVTGVMEDVPESSHLDFDFLLPIEDTNQSWTNQNYFTYVLVNPNTNIQELEQKMTLIVEKYIIPAQMKRGRSANFIDVLRTAEYKLQPITDIYLKSDLKMQDGLKHGDVKFVWLFAAIAIFVLLLAIINFINLSTAKSANRAKEVGLRKTIGAFRNNLVNQFLTESVIFSVISFVLGIVLAWVLLPTFNEIASKNIEFPWTTWWFAPLMLMAALVVGILAGLYPAFYLSAFRPANVLKGTLSVGSKSGRLRSGLVVFQFTTSVVLIIGTLIIYRQMDFIINKELGYNKERVVVLEGTNILGNKIESFKEQLSSLSQVKNVTSTNYLPIDGGSRNGNTFMVEGQDDGGRGIPAQIWRVDYDYIKTLGIQLEKGRDFSKDFAYDSINSIIINTKMASELGLQDPVGKKLDNNSQVFEVIGVIEDFHFKSLKEDISALSLVIGSDVGAVSVKLEKGDPTEALASIEKVWNRNVPNQALNYSFLEQEFAQMHEDVQRMGKIFNSFALFAILVACLGLFALSAFMVEQRRKEISIRRVLGAPFKNIYQLLTLDFLKLIIISICIAIPIGWYLMSRWLEGFAYRISIGWEIFLTAGLIALGIAIVTISYQSIGAALLKPTKGLRTE; encoded by the coding sequence ATGTTCAAAAATCACTTAAATATTGCCTGGAGAACCATCAAAAAGGATAAACTCTTCACTTTTATTAAAACAGGTGGTTTTGCCGTGGGTATCGCTGCCTGTCTTTTAATCGCCCTATTTATTCGTAACGAGGTCAGCTACGACCAGCATTATGCCAAGAAAAATCAAATTTACAGAGTAGTTTTTCAGGGAGAGATCCAAGGCGAGGTAATGAAAAGTACGCACTTCCAATTGCCCTTTGCCGATGCGCTTCAATCCGATTTTCCCGAAATAATCAAAGCAGGAAAAGTAAACACCATAGAGATATTTGGTGCCGGCAAACGCGGGTTTAGGTTAACCGGAAAAAAAGAGAACACCTTTGAGGAGAACTTTATTCTTGCCGATCAAGAAGCATTCGATATTTTGGAAATACAACTGGAGCAGGGCGACCCTGCAACAGCTCTGACGGAACCCAAAAGCATTGTTCTTTCCAAATCCAAGGCCGAGAAGTACTTTCCTAATGGCAATGCTTTGGAGCAAACCATATTTTTGGACAACGACACCTCAACTCCCTACACCGTTACAGGGGTAATGGAGGATGTGCCCGAGAGTTCCCATCTTGATTTCGATTTTCTTCTTCCCATTGAAGACACCAACCAAAGCTGGACCAATCAGAATTACTTCACTTATGTATTGGTAAACCCCAACACCAATATTCAAGAGTTGGAACAAAAAATGACTTTGATTGTTGAAAAATACATCATTCCAGCTCAAATGAAACGAGGGCGTTCGGCCAATTTTATAGATGTTTTGAGAACGGCCGAATATAAACTCCAACCGATAACGGACATCTATTTAAAATCGGACCTAAAAATGCAGGACGGACTAAAACATGGCGATGTAAAGTTTGTTTGGCTTTTTGCTGCCATAGCAATTTTTGTACTGCTTTTGGCCATTATCAATTTTATCAACCTTTCCACGGCCAAATCGGCCAATAGGGCAAAAGAGGTTGGGCTGAGAAAAACCATTGGAGCGTTCAGGAACAATCTGGTAAACCAGTTCCTCACAGAATCGGTGATTTTTAGCGTTATTTCCTTTGTTCTGGGCATTGTTTTGGCTTGGGTGCTGTTGCCCACCTTTAATGAAATCGCTTCCAAAAACATTGAATTTCCATGGACCACATGGTGGTTTGCTCCCTTAATGTTGATGGCAGCTTTAGTGGTCGGCATTTTGGCGGGTTTATATCCGGCTTTCTATTTATCAGCTTTTAGGCCTGCGAATGTCTTAAAAGGCACTTTGAGCGTAGGAAGTAAAAGTGGAAGATTAAGAAGTGGTCTGGTGGTTTTTCAATTTACCACTTCGGTAGTCTTGATTATTGGAACCCTGATTATTTACCGACAAATGGACTTCATAATCAACAAGGAATTGGGGTATAACAAAGAACGTGTAGTGGTTCTCGAAGGCACCAATATTCTTGGGAATAAAATAGAATCTTTTAAAGAGCAACTATCATCATTGTCACAAGTAAAAAATGTAACATCCACCAACTATTTGCCCATTGATGGCGGTAGTAGAAATGGAAATACCTTTATGGTGGAAGGGCAGGATGATGGTGGAAGGGGTATTCCCGCCCAAATTTGGAGGGTGGATTACGATTATATTAAAACTTTGGGTATTCAACTCGAAAAAGGAAGGGATTTTTCCAAGGACTTTGCCTACGACTCCATCAATTCCATTATTATCAATACCAAAATGGCCTCGGAACTGGGCTTGCAAGACCCCGTTGGCAAAAAATTGGATAATAACAGTCAAGTTTTTGAGGTTATAGGTGTCATAGAGGATTTTCACTTTAAATCCTTAAAAGAGGATATCTCTGCCCTGTCGTTGGTTATCGGTAGCGACGTTGGTGCCGTTTCCGTAAAATTGGAAAAAGGAGACCCAACAGAAGCCTTGGCCTCCATCGAAAAAGTTTGGAACAGAAATGTTCCAAATCAAGCACTCAATTATTCTTTTCTGGAACAGGAGTTTGCCCAAATGCACGAAGATGTTCAACGCATGGGCAAAATATTCAACAGTTTTGCCCTTTTCGCCATCCTTGTGGCCTGTCTGGGTCTGTTTGCCCTCTCAGCCTTTATGGTGGAACAACGTAGAAAGGAAATAAGTATACGTCGTGTTCTGGGAGCTCCCTTCAAAAACATTTACCAGTTGTTGACCCTCGATTTTTTAAAGCTGATTATCATCTCGATCTGTATTGCGATTCCTATTGGGTGGTATTTGATGAGTAGATGGTTGGAAGGTTTTGCCTACCGCATCAGCATTGGCTGGGAAATATTTTTAACCGCAGGGCTCATAGCGCTCGGCATTGCGATAGTTACCATCAGTTATCAATCTATTGGAGCTGCCTTGTTAAAACCTACCAAAGGTTTACGTACGGAATAA
- a CDS encoding ABC transporter ATP-binding protein, producing MIKITDLKKSFRTEEVETLALNGVNLKVEEGEFVAIMGPSGCGKSTLLNIIGMLDNPTEGSYNFAGHEVGGLKESQRTQLRKGNLGFVFQSFNLIDELTVFENVELPLIYLKMNKAERKEKVMKVLERMKIAHREKHFPQQLSGGQQQRVAIARAVVTNPKLILADEPTGNLDSKNGIEVMNLLTELNQEGTTIVMVTHSDRDSHYAHRVINLFDGQIVTESQNKPMKSMV from the coding sequence ATGATAAAGATAACAGACCTTAAAAAAAGTTTCCGGACGGAGGAGGTAGAGACCTTGGCTTTGAACGGAGTAAACCTAAAAGTGGAAGAAGGTGAGTTTGTGGCGATCATGGGCCCATCCGGATGCGGAAAATCCACTTTGCTGAACATAATCGGTATGCTGGACAACCCAACGGAAGGCAGCTACAATTTTGCAGGACACGAAGTGGGCGGACTAAAGGAAAGCCAACGCACCCAGCTTAGAAAAGGCAATCTTGGATTTGTGTTCCAGAGCTTCAACTTGATTGATGAGCTTACGGTTTTCGAAAACGTGGAACTCCCCTTGATCTACTTAAAAATGAACAAGGCAGAACGAAAGGAAAAAGTTATGAAAGTATTGGAGCGTATGAAAATTGCCCATAGGGAAAAACACTTTCCACAGCAACTTTCCGGGGGTCAGCAACAAAGGGTGGCCATTGCCCGTGCCGTGGTCACCAATCCAAAACTGATCTTGGCGGATGAGCCTACGGGTAATCTGGATTCCAAAAATGGTATCGAAGTGATGAACCTGTTAACGGAACTTAACCAAGAAGGCACCACCATTGTTATGGTAACGCACTCCGACCGTGATTCACATTACGCGCACAGGGTCATTAACCTTTTCGATGGCCAAATTGTGACCGAAAGCCAGAACAAGCCAATGAAAAGTATGGTATAG
- a CDS encoding TolC family protein yields the protein MSLKTYITTLLLFASLIGFSQEVWTLEECVDYAIEHNLQVKNTSFSNESSRESYRQSIRDLLPSVNGSTNYTIRYGRSADPQTNDYVNSDFFSNNYSLNANLDLFRGFQKLNTIRASKFIYKATQEDILQEKFLLAFRVMSAFYDIKFYEGLVANSLEQLEISQGNYDLVEKQVELGLMAGADLYEAESNLLGDKLLLTQNRNLLTNAKLILIQEMNLTEVSDIKLQENLEQASVNENVALDSLYQSARGFVPLVKSQEYRVTAAKKQLQATRGTLFPSLSLVAGYGTSYFETNVDENGNVIPFKTQFNDNSSKFVGAQLNIPISNGWANHSQVKQQKIAHMQAKNNLEIQEQELFKLLQQLVQDNRALIAEYEQSTKKVEAQQLAFTIAQKRYEKGLINALELFQAKNLYGVAQNENLQVGLRLKVNQSTIDFYNGLPIFNIN from the coding sequence ATGAGCCTAAAAACATACATTACAACTTTATTATTATTTGCATCCTTGATTGGGTTTTCGCAGGAGGTTTGGACGCTGGAGGAGTGTGTGGATTATGCCATTGAACATAATCTTCAGGTTAAGAATACGTCTTTTAGCAACGAATCTAGCAGGGAATCTTATAGACAGTCCATCAGGGATCTATTGCCGTCCGTAAATGGTTCCACCAATTATACCATTAGATATGGTAGATCTGCCGACCCACAGACCAACGATTATGTGAACTCGGATTTCTTCAGTAACAATTACTCGCTCAATGCCAACTTGGATCTGTTCCGTGGTTTTCAAAAACTGAATACCATAAGAGCCTCCAAATTTATTTACAAGGCCACACAAGAAGACATTTTGCAAGAAAAGTTCTTATTGGCCTTTAGGGTGATGAGCGCTTTCTACGACATCAAGTTTTACGAAGGTTTGGTGGCCAACTCCTTGGAGCAACTTGAAATTTCCCAAGGAAACTATGATTTGGTTGAAAAACAGGTGGAGCTTGGGCTAATGGCGGGTGCCGATCTTTATGAAGCGGAATCCAATCTTTTGGGCGACAAACTTTTATTGACCCAGAACAGGAACCTACTTACCAACGCCAAACTGATATTGATTCAGGAAATGAATTTAACCGAAGTTTCGGATATAAAACTACAGGAAAATTTGGAACAAGCTTCGGTGAATGAAAACGTTGCTTTGGATTCCCTGTACCAATCTGCAAGAGGGTTTGTGCCTTTGGTAAAATCACAAGAGTATAGGGTAACAGCGGCCAAAAAGCAGTTACAGGCCACAAGGGGAACCCTGTTTCCCTCTTTATCGCTTGTTGCAGGGTATGGAACCAGCTATTTTGAGACCAATGTGGATGAAAACGGCAATGTTATCCCGTTTAAAACACAATTCAATGACAACTCTTCAAAATTTGTTGGAGCACAATTGAACATCCCCATTAGCAACGGGTGGGCGAACCACTCTCAGGTAAAACAGCAAAAAATTGCCCATATGCAAGCCAAGAACAACTTGGAGATCCAGGAGCAAGAACTCTTTAAACTATTGCAGCAATTGGTTCAGGATAATCGAGCACTTATTGCAGAATATGAACAAAGCACTAAAAAGGTAGAAGCTCAACAACTGGCCTTTACCATAGCCCAAAAAAGATACGAGAAGGGACTGATCAATGCCCTGGAACTTTTTCAAGCAAAGAACTTGTACGGTGTTGCCCAAAACGAGAATTTGCAGGTAGGCCTAAGATTAAAAGTTAACCAAAGCACCATAGATTTTTATAACGGGCTGCCCATTTTTAATATCAACTAA
- a CDS encoding ABC transporter permease — MFKNHLNIAWRSLKKQPFFTFLNIFGLAVGLAGALLIGLYIFDELGHDKMFADAERIHRVNADIKFGGQVEYQPEVSAPMAEAILNDIPQVETVTRFRNTGGVLIKKTGEANSFKEPRATYAETSMFNLLGLQLLYGDATKALNSPNTVVITKSLSEKLFSKENSIGETMEIDVYGTYTVTGVLPDTPKNSFLRDRNLYLAMPGYADARAGEWGSHNYYTLIKLREGAEVTDIQGALNDMVGTYVIPFVQKYFPGITLEQFEASGNFIKYGTIPLTDIHLHSKRSPEFSVNGDIQNLYILGAIGLFLLVLASINFMNLSTAQSLKRAKEVGVRKTLGAGKLVLVRQFLTESGLIAFGALVVALVLSRVLLPLFNQLSGKSLTIPFGNPYFILIIIVATLILGFFSGSYPALFMSRFIPSKVLKGSSGQMLGGGKTRNVLVVFQFSVSVLLIIATLVVYEQLNYIKDKDLGYAKNQVLVVEDIYLLGTQRNSFKENLLALNQIQHATLSSFLPTPSSRSDSSFLMGEDRSQEKAVQMQEWQADYNYLETMGLELVSGRNFDSRFATDSMAVIINETAVQKMNSNPTEVLGKQLVNNFDEEAGEQVYTIIGVVKNFNFETLHNEISALGIFPTDNAGRLALKLGEGNVNQTIASIEAVWNQMAPGKPFSYYFMDDSFNESYQAEQRLGKTFMVFTILSILIACLGLFGLATFNAQKRVKEIGVRKVLGATIAQITYRLAYDFLKLVVIAIAIAVPLGWFTMDRWLQDFSYRVDLPWWVFAIAAFLGVAVALLTVSYQSIKAAMTNPVKSLRTE, encoded by the coding sequence ATGTTCAAAAATCACTTAAATATTGCCTGGAGAAGTCTTAAAAAACAACCCTTTTTTACATTTCTCAATATTTTTGGTCTTGCCGTTGGTTTGGCCGGCGCTTTGCTAATTGGCCTTTACATATTTGACGAACTGGGTCATGATAAAATGTTTGCCGATGCGGAACGAATCCATAGGGTGAATGCCGATATCAAATTTGGTGGCCAAGTGGAGTACCAGCCTGAGGTTTCTGCTCCGATGGCCGAAGCCATTCTCAACGATATCCCACAAGTGGAGACCGTAACTCGTTTTAGAAATACAGGTGGTGTTTTGATAAAAAAAACTGGCGAAGCCAATAGTTTTAAAGAGCCAAGGGCTACCTATGCAGAAACCAGTATGTTCAATTTACTGGGGTTGCAACTATTGTACGGGGATGCTACCAAAGCATTAAATAGTCCAAATACGGTAGTGATTACCAAAAGCCTTTCCGAAAAACTTTTTTCTAAGGAAAACTCTATTGGTGAAACCATGGAAATTGATGTGTACGGTACTTATACCGTCACAGGAGTTTTACCGGATACACCAAAAAATTCATTTTTAAGGGACAGAAACCTTTATTTGGCAATGCCCGGATATGCGGACGCCCGTGCCGGAGAATGGGGCAGCCATAATTATTACACCCTTATTAAATTGAGGGAGGGTGCAGAGGTTACAGATATACAAGGCGCTCTTAATGATATGGTTGGAACTTACGTTATCCCATTTGTGCAAAAATATTTCCCCGGCATTACTCTGGAGCAGTTTGAGGCAAGCGGTAATTTTATAAAATATGGAACCATACCCCTCACGGATATTCACCTGCACTCCAAGCGCAGTCCTGAATTCAGTGTGAACGGAGACATACAAAACCTCTACATTTTGGGAGCCATAGGCCTGTTTTTGCTTGTTTTGGCAAGTATCAATTTTATGAACCTTTCCACGGCCCAGTCTTTAAAAAGGGCTAAAGAAGTAGGCGTTCGAAAAACTTTAGGTGCTGGAAAATTGGTTCTTGTCCGTCAATTTTTGACCGAATCTGGGCTTATCGCTTTTGGTGCATTGGTAGTGGCACTGGTTTTGTCACGTGTCTTGCTTCCATTGTTCAATCAACTTTCTGGTAAATCGCTTACCATACCTTTTGGCAATCCTTACTTTATATTGATTATTATAGTTGCGACCCTAATTCTGGGATTTTTTTCTGGAAGCTACCCCGCCCTGTTCATGTCGCGTTTTATCCCGTCAAAAGTATTAAAAGGAAGTAGTGGGCAAATGTTGGGCGGCGGTAAGACTCGGAATGTGTTGGTCGTTTTTCAGTTTTCCGTTTCGGTTCTTTTGATAATTGCTACTCTGGTGGTTTACGAACAGCTTAACTATATAAAGGACAAAGATCTGGGTTATGCTAAAAACCAAGTTTTAGTTGTTGAGGACATTTATTTGTTGGGAACTCAAAGAAACTCCTTCAAAGAAAATCTATTGGCCCTAAACCAAATACAACATGCAACCCTCAGTAGTTTTTTGCCAACCCCATCTAGCCGTAGTGATAGTTCCTTTTTAATGGGTGAAGACCGTAGTCAGGAGAAAGCAGTGCAGATGCAGGAATGGCAGGCAGATTATAATTATTTGGAAACCATGGGGTTGGAACTTGTTTCGGGAAGAAATTTTGATTCCCGGTTTGCTACTGATTCTATGGCTGTTATTATTAATGAGACCGCCGTACAGAAAATGAACAGCAATCCAACCGAGGTATTAGGCAAGCAACTTGTAAATAACTTTGACGAGGAAGCTGGTGAGCAGGTATATACGATTATTGGGGTTGTCAAGAATTTTAATTTTGAAACACTCCATAATGAGATAAGTGCTTTGGGCATTTTCCCTACTGATAATGCGGGAAGGCTTGCTCTAAAATTGGGTGAAGGCAATGTAAATCAAACTATAGCCTCTATTGAAGCGGTTTGGAATCAAATGGCACCAGGCAAACCTTTTTCGTATTACTTTATGGATGATTCTTTCAATGAAAGTTATCAAGCGGAACAGCGTCTGGGGAAAACCTTTATGGTTTTTACTATTCTTTCCATACTAATAGCATGTTTAGGGCTCTTTGGTCTGGCTACCTTCAATGCTCAAAAGAGGGTAAAGGAAATAGGTGTTCGCAAAGTGCTTGGAGCTACTATAGCACAGATAACCTACCGACTTGCATATGATTTTTTAAAATTGGTTGTAATAGCTATTGCAATTGCCGTCCCGTTAGGTTGGTTTACCATGGATAGGTGGTTACAAGATTTCTCATATCGTGTAGACCTACCATGGTGGGTCTTTGCAATTGCTGCTTTTCTGGGAGTCGCGGTTGCATTGCTAACAGTAAGCTATCAAAGTATCAAAGCAGCAATGACGAACCCGGTAAAAAGTTTACGGACGGAATAA